In Flavobacterium gelatinilyticum, a genomic segment contains:
- a CDS encoding polysaccharide lyase — MKNSALFIASLLFLGSAKCFAQYPKISPEVQAQEKKIKEEAQRLSDEAWEKALVVIEEEARHGKPYIPWAARPTDLPQAEIPAFPGAEGGGMYTFGGRGGKVYTVTSLEDRGPGTLREACEQGGARIVVFNVAGIIRLKSPLIIRAPYITIAGQTAPGDGICIAGESTWIDTHDVIIRHVRFRRGETFVGRRDDAIGGNPVGNIMIDHVSATWGLDENMSIYRHMYNPGPGYPDIKVGTVNITIQNSLFGEALDTYNHAFGSTLGGENCSFMRNMWANNAGRNPSIGWNGIFNFVNNVVFNWYNRSTDGGDYTANYNIINNFYKPGPVTDLTQPISYRILKPESGRSKLPYMVFGRAYVNGNVVNGNEKVTKDNWDGGIQIENKKGELMSYEEAKDYFAKMKSDKPFPMPWFNKFMTAEESYEFVLKNVGATLPIRDKVDERIVRTVKTGVPEYAKGLEKKTFYQFEHRRLPMDSYKKGIITDISQVGGYPEYKGKPYVDTDKDGMPDAWEKKYGLNPNDPSDAQGDLNGDGYSNIEDYINGVNPAIKVNWKDLANNKETLVRPLLDLK, encoded by the coding sequence ATGAAAAATTCCGCATTATTTATCGCATCTCTGCTTTTTTTAGGAAGCGCAAAGTGTTTTGCCCAATATCCTAAGATAAGTCCTGAGGTTCAGGCGCAGGAAAAAAAGATTAAAGAAGAAGCTCAAAGACTTTCTGATGAAGCTTGGGAAAAAGCTTTAGTGGTTATTGAAGAAGAAGCAAGACATGGAAAACCATATATTCCTTGGGCTGCAAGACCAACCGACTTACCTCAGGCTGAAATTCCGGCTTTCCCGGGAGCTGAAGGAGGAGGCATGTACACCTTTGGAGGCCGTGGCGGAAAAGTGTATACGGTAACAAGTTTAGAAGACCGCGGACCTGGAACTTTACGCGAAGCCTGCGAACAAGGAGGAGCGAGAATAGTGGTATTTAATGTTGCCGGAATTATCAGATTAAAAAGTCCGTTAATTATTCGTGCACCTTACATCACAATTGCAGGACAGACTGCTCCCGGAGATGGTATTTGTATCGCCGGAGAATCAACTTGGATTGATACGCATGATGTAATTATCAGACATGTACGTTTCCGTCGTGGAGAAACTTTCGTTGGGCGTCGTGATGACGCAATTGGAGGAAATCCTGTTGGAAATATTATGATCGACCACGTTTCTGCAACTTGGGGATTAGACGAAAATATGTCAATCTACAGACACATGTACAACCCAGGACCAGGATATCCGGATATTAAAGTTGGAACGGTTAATATTACAATCCAAAACAGTTTATTCGGAGAAGCTTTAGATACTTACAATCACGCTTTCGGAAGTACTTTAGGTGGTGAAAATTGTTCTTTTATGAGAAATATGTGGGCTAACAATGCAGGAAGAAATCCTTCTATTGGCTGGAACGGAATCTTCAACTTTGTAAACAATGTAGTTTTCAACTGGTACAACAGATCTACAGATGGCGGCGATTACACGGCTAATTATAACATCATCAACAACTTTTACAAACCAGGTCCAGTAACCGATTTAACACAGCCAATCAGCTATAGAATCTTAAAACCGGAATCAGGAAGAAGCAAACTGCCTTACATGGTTTTTGGTAGAGCTTACGTAAACGGAAACGTAGTTAATGGAAACGAAAAAGTAACTAAAGACAACTGGGACGGAGGTATTCAAATCGAAAACAAAAAAGGCGAATTAATGTCTTACGAAGAAGCAAAAGATTACTTCGCTAAAATGAAATCAGACAAACCTTTCCCAATGCCTTGGTTCAATAAATTCATGACAGCTGAAGAATCTTATGAATTCGTACTTAAAAATGTTGGAGCAACTTTGCCAATTAGAGATAAAGTTGACGAAAGAATCGTAAGAACAGTAAAAACCGGAGTTCCGGAATATGCAAAAGGATTAGAGAAAAAGACTTTCTACCAATTCGAACACAGACGTTTACCGATGGATTCGTATAAAAAAGGAATCATTACAGATATTTCTCAAGTTGGAGGATATCCGGAATACAAAGGAAAACCTTATGTAGACACAGACAAAGACGGTATGCCGGATGCTTGGGAGAAAAAATACGGTTTAAACCCGAATGACCCATCAGATGCTCAAGGAGACTTAAACGGAGACGGTTACTCAAATATTGAAGATTACATCAACGGTGTAAATCCTGCAATAAAAGTTAACTGGAAAGATTTAGCTAATAACAAAGAAACATTAGTTAGACCGCTGTTAGATTTAAAATAG
- a CDS encoding RagB/SusD family nutrient uptake outer membrane protein, with translation MKAKFCTYIAMILLMVLGVSCSDDFLEDKKQYKYYDAEFFKSEERVNWYVNNLYFDFFDGYKTPTAVVVGSFTTTQTSYTEEIGGISAMINPNITLENAQDGSGYYGKTLVENPANDPYNRIRDCNVMLERIDVDGANLDQTFRDQIKGQMYYLRAIQYFDLMRTFGGVPIITAVQTPSKDDPSIKIPRATVTELVKQITDDLDLAASLLPRKWSATDYGRFTKGAALAQKARVLLTYASPLFNKSWDSSTERWDAALAAGLAAETELTAAGHGLYGNSASDWEKMFYVNDNAFHPEAITVKLLASSSTVAPSLQSNNSWERSIRLASQGGQGSGGVKAPKGMIDLFPMSNGKRPTTANNYDPFLFFKDRDPRFYRTFGFSGSYWSYNNSLPTAAATTVWAYRWSTNAGNGVAFSMGNDVSSPAFIRKMSSPLVSNSANFQVSGTDIMEYRFAELVLNIAECYAAKGEIGNTIAYLAKIRKRVGIAATDNYGIGTLADKYAALEACLYERRVELAYEGKRFWDVQRWMLYSDDASINDATNTKLGIPVINGTQRIGNYLHYKNGTSPSGTDPLAAARASISVNPDAADFQTQINALAAFYTNNFELRSPPTPMDNVSSVATPILWRSNYYIMGLNQSALVGNPWLTQTIGWKDGNGAAGTYNYQE, from the coding sequence ATGAAAGCAAAATTTTGTACATACATAGCAATGATTCTTTTAATGGTATTAGGAGTTTCGTGTAGTGATGACTTTTTAGAAGATAAAAAGCAATATAAATATTATGATGCGGAATTCTTTAAAAGTGAAGAACGCGTTAATTGGTACGTTAATAATTTATATTTCGATTTTTTTGATGGTTATAAAACACCAACTGCAGTAGTTGTTGGTTCTTTTACAACAACTCAAACTTCCTATACGGAAGAAATAGGTGGAATTTCCGCAATGATTAATCCAAATATAACTTTAGAAAATGCACAGGACGGATCGGGTTATTATGGAAAAACTTTAGTTGAAAATCCTGCTAATGACCCATATAACAGAATTAGAGATTGTAATGTTATGTTGGAAAGAATTGATGTTGATGGAGCTAATTTAGATCAAACGTTTCGTGATCAGATTAAAGGGCAAATGTATTATTTACGTGCTATACAATATTTTGATTTAATGCGTACATTTGGAGGTGTTCCAATTATAACAGCTGTTCAAACTCCTTCTAAAGATGATCCTTCAATAAAAATACCAAGAGCTACAGTAACTGAATTAGTAAAACAAATCACTGATGATCTTGATTTAGCTGCGAGTTTGTTACCAAGAAAATGGTCAGCGACTGATTATGGTCGTTTTACCAAAGGTGCAGCACTAGCTCAAAAAGCACGTGTTTTACTAACTTATGCCAGTCCGTTATTTAATAAAAGCTGGGATTCATCAACAGAACGTTGGGATGCTGCTCTAGCGGCGGGATTAGCTGCAGAAACAGAATTAACTGCTGCAGGACATGGTTTATATGGAAACTCAGCATCAGATTGGGAAAAAATGTTTTACGTAAATGATAATGCATTTCATCCAGAAGCAATAACAGTTAAGCTTTTGGCAAGCAGCAGTACAGTTGCACCTTCTTTACAGTCCAATAACTCATGGGAGAGATCAATTCGATTAGCAAGCCAGGGTGGACAAGGAAGTGGTGGAGTTAAAGCTCCAAAAGGTATGATAGATTTATTTCCTATGAGTAACGGAAAAAGACCTACTACTGCTAATAATTATGATCCATTCTTGTTTTTTAAAGATCGTGACCCGCGTTTTTATAGAACGTTCGGATTTTCAGGAAGCTACTGGTCTTATAATAACAGCTTGCCTACAGCTGCAGCAACTACCGTTTGGGCATATCGCTGGTCAACAAATGCTGGCAATGGTGTAGCTTTTAGTATGGGTAATGATGTATCTAGCCCGGCATTTATCCGTAAAATGTCAAGTCCTCTAGTAAGTAATTCTGCTAACTTTCAGGTTTCAGGAACGGATATTATGGAATATCGTTTTGCAGAGTTAGTATTGAACATTGCAGAATGTTATGCTGCCAAAGGCGAAATTGGGAATACTATAGCTTATTTAGCGAAAATTCGTAAGCGAGTTGGAATTGCTGCGACTGATAATTATGGAATAGGTACATTGGCAGATAAATATGCAGCTCTTGAAGCTTGTCTATATGAGCGTAGAGTTGAGTTAGCTTATGAAGGAAAACGTTTTTGGGACGTGCAAAGATGGATGCTTTATAGTGATGATGCTTCAATAAACGATGCAACAAATACTAAACTGGGTATTCCGGTAATAAATGGGACTCAGCGTATAGGGAATTATTTACACTATAAAAATGGAACTAGTCCTTCAGGTACGGATCCTTTAGCAGCCGCTCGTGCTTCTATTTCTGTTAATCCTGATGCAGCAGACTTTCAAACTCAAATCAATGCTTTAGCAGCTTTTTATACTAATAATTTTGAATTGCGTTCTCCTCCAACACCTATGGATAATGTTAGTAGTGTAGCGACTCCAATTTTATGGAGATCAAATTACTATATCATGGGACTTAATCAAAGCGCTTTGGTTGGTAATCCTTGGTTAACACAAACTATAGGCTGGAAAGATGGAAACGGGGCTGCTGGAACTTATAACTACCAAGAATAA
- a CDS encoding SusC/RagA family TonB-linked outer membrane protein, whose translation MKQALIKRCSFLLFTLMTVMSYAQTTNSQGTVTVTGTVTDNISGLLPGVNVTEKSTKNSVSTDFNGQYQIKVKPNATLVFSFIGMKKQEIAIDGRTTVNAKMQEDSNVLDDIVVVAYGTQKKNKVTGAVISLKPDDFQDLPVSNLSEALRGLTPGVTVSGGSTRPGESANIQIRQTFGFSKDGNSSIPLVVIDDMVQIDPQNGKPTMETFNQLDPSEIESMTILKDGSAAIYGSRASQGAIIVKTKRGKSGKPKFTYYSQYAINDAVSHGKTMSAYEHGIWKNRFLNSNLEADRAKYFSPAELEEMKNLDYDWLKKAWKPAMQQRQSLSASGGTEKATYFAGITYFDQGANLGEQDYKKWNFRTGTNIKVSKDLEFSASVSAITTDVTKSFSKASANLNDSSFGSAAGGEQADYAYLLHMPKYIPWETTLNGKTYWMSPFPRTDRNLGSANSNTTIAGWNYFAGLDAGKQTEEQFSYNVNLSLEYKLPFLKGLSVKGSFARSQSSSYTEQYQLPYDLLRISNHHTQDNHLLNPNSEFANNGNPETNNRGSRVYYTTDLDKLVQANFFATYARTFGNHNVSAMFGYEQSEAWNKRVRLAYEGTSKDFLGNSTTAGPISTNSEAVKVESGTQSYIGRVNYGFKDKYLVEFLFRSDASTKFAPQNYWGFFPGAQLGWVVSKEDWFSENVSWVNNLKLRYSIGKTGKDNIDYWRWLQFYEPLPDKGVQFGGNGGLLGGGITPRPNPNEDVHWDTTIKNNIGIDLAFLKNRLQISADYYYDRTTNALIGLAAEAGTPISVGGGFAEVNYAAIDAWGSEFSLNWNDKIKENFSYNVGINFGFSDNEVKQYPTLARPNANMNVTEVGSSTFFPTYGFKTWKGTSTGDGILRTDEDIVNYWNYLTERATAVGGVPNYLTINNVGSMRKGMLAYEDTGGVYNASTRTQAGADGRIQANEDYVKLANSSRTYGFTSNLGFKYKTFYFKTQIQTSWGGYRSMDLVKQGTGSAHNDWAHESFWTDMYDANDNPNGKYPNMGQQESIFYPSDFWQLDTFRCVIRNMTVGFELPKEAMKQLNIQKATLGITGNNLWDLYNPYPNHYRNMYDDSVSRYPTLRTWSINLNVSF comes from the coding sequence ATGAAACAAGCACTTATTAAGAGATGTAGTTTTCTTTTGTTTACACTTATGACTGTGATGAGTTACGCTCAAACTACAAACAGTCAGGGAACAGTAACTGTTACAGGAACGGTAACGGATAATATATCAGGTCTGCTTCCGGGAGTAAACGTAACAGAGAAATCTACCAAAAATTCTGTTTCAACAGATTTTAATGGACAATACCAAATTAAAGTTAAACCAAATGCAACTTTAGTTTTTTCCTTTATAGGAATGAAAAAACAAGAAATAGCAATAGATGGACGTACGACTGTTAATGCTAAAATGCAGGAAGATTCTAATGTATTAGATGATATTGTAGTTGTTGCATATGGTACGCAGAAAAAGAATAAAGTTACAGGGGCTGTTATCTCATTAAAACCAGATGATTTTCAAGATCTGCCTGTTTCAAATTTATCTGAAGCATTGAGAGGTTTGACTCCAGGCGTAACAGTTTCGGGCGGTTCTACTCGTCCAGGAGAGTCAGCAAATATTCAAATACGTCAAACTTTTGGATTTTCAAAAGATGGTAATTCGTCGATTCCATTAGTAGTTATTGATGATATGGTGCAGATTGATCCTCAAAATGGAAAACCGACTATGGAAACATTTAATCAATTAGATCCTTCAGAAATTGAAAGCATGACAATTTTGAAAGATGGTTCCGCAGCGATTTATGGATCGAGAGCTTCGCAAGGAGCTATTATAGTAAAGACTAAAAGAGGAAAATCCGGAAAACCTAAGTTTACTTATTATAGTCAATACGCAATTAATGATGCGGTAAGTCATGGTAAAACAATGAGTGCCTATGAACACGGAATTTGGAAGAATAGATTTTTAAATTCAAATTTAGAAGCTGATAGAGCGAAATATTTTTCTCCGGCTGAACTTGAAGAAATGAAAAATTTAGATTACGATTGGCTTAAAAAAGCATGGAAACCTGCTATGCAGCAAAGACAATCACTTTCTGCAAGTGGAGGAACAGAAAAAGCAACTTATTTTGCAGGTATCACATACTTTGATCAGGGAGCTAACTTAGGAGAACAGGATTATAAAAAATGGAATTTCAGAACAGGAACTAATATTAAAGTTTCTAAGGATTTAGAATTTTCTGCTTCTGTTTCGGCTATTACGACTGATGTGACTAAATCATTTTCTAAAGCTTCAGCTAACTTAAATGATAGTAGTTTTGGTTCAGCGGCTGGAGGTGAGCAGGCAGATTATGCATATTTATTGCATATGCCTAAGTACATTCCTTGGGAAACTACTTTAAATGGTAAAACATATTGGATGTCCCCTTTTCCACGTACAGATCGTAACTTAGGGAGTGCAAATTCAAATACTACCATTGCGGGATGGAACTATTTTGCAGGTTTAGATGCGGGAAAACAAACAGAAGAGCAATTTTCATATAATGTTAATTTATCTTTAGAATACAAACTGCCTTTTTTAAAGGGGTTAAGTGTAAAAGGAAGTTTTGCCAGAAGCCAATCTAGTAGTTATACAGAACAGTATCAATTGCCTTATGATTTGCTTAGAATTTCTAATCATCATACACAGGATAATCATCTCTTAAATCCAAATTCAGAATTTGCAAATAATGGCAATCCAGAAACCAATAACCGTGGTTCAAGAGTTTATTACACTACAGATTTAGATAAACTTGTGCAAGCCAACTTTTTTGCAACATACGCCAGAACTTTTGGTAATCATAATGTATCTGCAATGTTTGGTTATGAACAATCGGAAGCTTGGAACAAACGAGTTCGTTTAGCTTATGAAGGAACTTCAAAAGACTTTTTAGGAAATAGTACTACTGCTGGACCAATTAGCACAAACTCGGAAGCTGTGAAGGTAGAATCTGGTACACAATCTTACATAGGACGCGTCAACTATGGTTTTAAAGACAAATATCTTGTTGAATTTTTATTTAGAAGTGACGCTTCTACTAAATTTGCTCCGCAAAATTACTGGGGCTTTTTTCCTGGTGCACAATTGGGATGGGTAGTATCGAAAGAAGATTGGTTTAGCGAAAATGTTTCATGGGTCAATAACTTGAAATTACGTTATTCAATTGGAAAAACAGGTAAGGATAATATTGATTATTGGAGATGGCTGCAGTTTTATGAACCATTGCCAGACAAAGGAGTTCAATTTGGTGGAAATGGAGGTCTTTTAGGAGGTGGAATTACGCCGCGTCCAAATCCAAATGAAGATGTACATTGGGATACTACAATCAAAAACAATATTGGTATAGACCTTGCATTCCTTAAAAACAGACTACAAATCTCGGCAGATTACTATTATGATAGAACGACAAATGCCTTGATTGGATTGGCTGCTGAAGCTGGTACTCCAATTTCAGTGGGAGGTGGTTTTGCAGAGGTTAATTATGCTGCGATTGATGCATGGGGATCTGAATTTAGTTTAAACTGGAATGATAAAATCAAAGAAAACTTTAGTTATAATGTTGGTATAAACTTTGGATTCTCAGATAATGAAGTTAAACAATACCCTACACTGGCAAGACCAAATGCAAATATGAATGTAACAGAGGTTGGTTCTTCAACCTTTTTTCCAACATATGGATTCAAGACATGGAAAGGTACTTCAACAGGTGATGGTATCTTAAGAACAGACGAGGATATTGTAAATTATTGGAATTATTTAACGGAACGAGCTACAGCTGTAGGCGGAGTACCAAATTATTTGACTATTAATAATGTAGGTTCAATGCGCAAAGGGATGCTGGCTTATGAAGATACTGGAGGGGTTTACAATGCGTCAACAAGAACTCAAGCTGGGGCTGATGGTAGAATTCAGGCAAATGAAGATTATGTGAAACTTGCAAATAGCAGTAGAACTTATGGCTTTACAAGTAATCTAGGTTTCAAATATAAAACGTTTTATTTTAAAACACAGATTCAAACTTCTTGGGGAGGTTACAGATCTATGGATTTAGTAAAACAAGGAACTGGATCTGCTCATAATGATTGGGCTCATGAATCTTTTTGGACAGATATGTATGATGCTAACGATAATCCTAACGGTAAGTATCCTAACATGGGACAACAGGAATCTATTTTTTATCCATCTGATTTTTGGCAATTGGATACTTTTAGATGTGTAATTAGAAATATGACGGTTGGATTTGAACTTCCAAAAGAGGCAATGAAACAGTTAAATATTCAAAAAGCTACTTTAGGTATTACAGGGAACAACCTTTGGGATTTGTATAATCCTTATCCAAATCATTATAGAAATATGTATGATGATTCAGTTTCTAGATATCCAACTCTTAGAACCTGGTCAATTAATTTGAATGTATCATTCTAA